ACCGTCGCCGGGCGCACCGACGCCGGCGTGCACGCCACCGGCCAGGTCGCGCACGTCGACGTGCCAGCGTCGAGCCTGGCGCAGCGTTCCATCGACGGCGACCCATCGCGCCTGGTGAGACGTTTGGGGCGTTTCCTGCCCGACGACGTTCGCGTCGGCGCCGTCTCAATAGCCCCGGCCGGGTTCGACGCCCGCTTCTCCGCCCTGCGCCGCCACTACGAGTACCGCGTGTGTACCCACCCGGCAGGCGCGCTTCCCACCCGGGCCCGCGATACCGCCTCGTGGCCGCACAGCGTGGATGTTCACGCCATGCAGGATGCCGCCACGGTGCTGCTGGGCCTGCATGACTTCGCCGCGTTTTGCAAGGCCCGCCCCAACGCCACCACGGTGCGTGACCTGCAGGAATTTAGCTGGCGGGTCGACGGCGCTGCGTCAGAGCAGGTGTACGTCGCCACCGTCGTCGCCGATGCCTTCTGCTGGTCCATGGTGCGTTCCCTCGTGGGCGCGTGCCTGAGCGTGGGCCAGGGACGCCGCGACGTCGACTTCGTCGCCGCGCTGCTGGGGCAGGAACAGCGCAGCTCGCAGATCCCCGTCGCCCCGGCGAAGGGGCTCACGCTCACGGGCGTCGATTACCCCGGTGACGATCAGCTCGCCGCCCGCGCCCTGGCCACCCGTGCTCGTCGAGATGCGCCGGGGGCGCCTACCGCCTAGGCTAACTGCCAGCACGTACGTGATCTCTTTGGAGGGGAAGCGATCATGAGTTCGCCGATGCTGCCAACCACCAGGGTGCAGGTATCCGGGCACAAGTTCCTGCGGCGCCGGGTCGAGCACGGCCTCATCTTCGGCGACATCCGCATGATCCACGACCCACTGCGTTCCCGGAGCCGGGCGCTCATTTTCGGGGTGGTGGCGCTGGTGCTGACGATGCTCGGCGCCGGACTGTTCGCGTGGATGAAGCCCGAAGCCCGCCCCGGTGAGGCTCCCATCCTCGCCGACGCGTCCGGGGCGCTGTACGTCCACGTCGACGGCCGCGTGTTCCCCGTGACGAATCTGGCCTCTGCGCGGCTCATCGTCGGTGAGGCCGCCGACCCGGCCCGCGCCGGCGCGGAGTTCTTCGCCGGGATTGAGCACGGACCCCTCGTGGGCATCCCCCTGGCACCGGGGTCGATCGCGGAGGACTTCAGTGCCTTACCCGCCGCTTGGTCGGTCTGCTCGGATGCCGAGCAAGAGGTGGTGGTCGTCGGCCCGGCGGCACCCGCCCCGCCGCGGCTGTCGGGCGACGCGGCCCTGCTCGTCGACGCCGCGGGCACGCAGTGGCTGGTCACCGCCGACGGCCGACGGGAGCTACCCACCGCCGATAGCGCCGATGGCCGGATTCTGCGCCGCAACTTAGGGATCGGCGCCGACACGGCGCTGCTGGCAGTCCCCGAGCAGGTGCTGTCCGGGTGGACCCACCGGCCCGCGTGGGCATTGCCGTCGCCGCTGCCCACGGTGCTCGACGCCGACGGCACGTGGTGGGCCCGCGTCGACGACTCCGTCACCGAACTCACGCCGACCCAGGCGGCCATCCTCCTCGACGCCGGGGCGCCGCGCGAAACCACGACGCGGGCCGCCGCCGCCGGGTTCCGCGACGGCCCGCCGGTGAACCTCCCGGCGACCGTGCCTCAATTGTCCAGCCAGCCCGGATACGTCTGCGCCCTCGGTGACGGCGGGGCCGGGGTGAGCGAGACGCTGCCGCCGAAAACGGTGGTGCCGGGCATCACCGAAGTGTCCGCGGTGGCAGGCATGCCGGGGCAGGCGATAGCGGTGGACACCGGACACGAGCGTCACATCATCGCCCCGACGGGGGTGCGCTACCCCATCTCTGAGGAGGGGTTGGTTGCCCTTGGCGTCGCGTCGGTGGGCAAAGCCCCGTGGTCGGTGGTGGGTTTACTGCCGCCGGGGGCTGAGCTCAGCGCCGATCGTGCCCGGCGGGCGGTACCCCTCGGCGAAGGGGACGCCCCGGACGGCGTCGTGCCCGACGGCCTGTAACCGGACCCCACCCGCCGCGCAGAACCCCGCCAGCGGCAGCGGCGGCGACGAGGATCGCCACCGCGGCGGCAAGCAATCCCTTCCCGCGCCGTTCGACGTCGTCGGGGGCGGGGTGAGGCGGGGACAACCATGCGTGCTGCTGCGACAACGACGCCGGCGTGGTCGGCACGTGCTGGAGGACGGCGGCGGGGTCAACGAACCCGCCCTCGGCCGCGGAGAGCACATGCGCGCGGACCTCGGCGGCGGAGAGCTCGGGATGGAGCTGCCTGAGCAGCGCCACGGTACCGGTGACCACGGGAGCGGCGAAACTCGTGCCCCGGAACTCAATGAGCTCACCGGTGGGCAGTGTCAACGCTCCGGCGAAACCCTCGCCGGTGGGGGACACGGCCGTAGGCACGAACGCCCCGGCGCTGACGTCCGCTCCGGGCAGGGAATAGTCGGCGAGATGGTAGGCGTCTTCCCGGGCGCCGACGGTGAGCACCGTCTCCGCGTGGGCAGGAAGCGCCACCGAGTCGTCGGCGCAGCCGCCCGTCGTGTTTCCCGCCGCCGCGACGACGACCACCCCGGCGGCCTCGGCGGCGGCGAGGGCCTCGTCCAACACCCGCAGGTCCGCCGCCGCGACCTCGGCGGGGCTCAGGCAGGCGACGACGGAGATGTTGATGACGTTTGCGCCCGCCGCCACGGCCTGGTTGATCGCCTCCGCGAGTGTGGCGACCGTGCCGACGGGTTCGCCGATTCCGCCGCGAGCGGCGCTCGTCTGCCGAATCGACAGCACCGTCGCGTCCGGGGCGACGCCGAGGCTACGACCAGCGATGACACCAGCGACGACAGTGCCGTGACCGTCGCAGTCCAGCAGCGGTTGCGGAAAGTCCGGGTCCACCAGGTCCGCCACCGCCTCCAGCGTACCCAGCTCCGGGTGAGCGGCCACCCCGGTGTCGATGACAGCGACCCGGATGCCGGCGCCACTGGCCACCCCGAGATAGTCCCGGCTAACGGCCGGCTCATCCGGTGGCGGGGCCGGCACCGGTTGGGGGCACTCCGGGGGCCGGATGACCTCCTCGGGCGGCGCGTCGGTCGGCGCGTCTTGGGCGATGAGCATGGGAGTCCCGCCCATCGCGAGGCTAAGCATGGCCGTCGCCGCCACGGCGGCGAGGCGCCGCATCAGCCCAGCCCCCGAATGGCTGCGAGCAGACCGGACACCCAGCCGGCCAGCGGCAACACGGCGACGACGGCCACGAGCTCGGCCCGCTCCCAC
Above is a genomic segment from Corynebacterium uterequi containing:
- the truA gene encoding tRNA pseudouridine(38-40) synthase TruA — translated: MTDQDLRLRLDIAYDGTDFHGWAAQKDPALRTVQGVLEDALSLILRTPVRLTVAGRTDAGVHATGQVAHVDVPASSLAQRSIDGDPSRLVRRLGRFLPDDVRVGAVSIAPAGFDARFSALRRHYEYRVCTHPAGALPTRARDTASWPHSVDVHAMQDAATVLLGLHDFAAFCKARPNATTVRDLQEFSWRVDGAASEQVYVATVVADAFCWSMVRSLVGACLSVGQGRRDVDFVAALLGQEQRSSQIPVAPAKGLTLTGVDYPGDDQLAARALATRARRDAPGAPTA
- a CDS encoding S8 family serine peptidase is translated as MRRLAAVAATAMLSLAMGGTPMLIAQDAPTDAPPEEVIRPPECPQPVPAPPPDEPAVSRDYLGVASGAGIRVAVIDTGVAAHPELGTLEAVADLVDPDFPQPLLDCDGHGTVVAGVIAGRSLGVAPDATVLSIRQTSAARGGIGEPVGTVATLAEAINQAVAAGANVINISVVACLSPAEVAAADLRVLDEALAAAEAAGVVVVAAAGNTTGGCADDSVALPAHAETVLTVGAREDAYHLADYSLPGADVSAGAFVPTAVSPTGEGFAGALTLPTGELIEFRGTSFAAPVVTGTVALLRQLHPELSAAEVRAHVLSAAEGGFVDPAAVLQHVPTTPASLSQQHAWLSPPHPAPDDVERRGKGLLAAAVAILVAAAAAGGVLRGGWGPVTGRRARRRPGRPLRRGVPPAGHDRR
- the eccB gene encoding type VII secretion protein EccB, which encodes MSSPMLPTTRVQVSGHKFLRRRVEHGLIFGDIRMIHDPLRSRSRALIFGVVALVLTMLGAGLFAWMKPEARPGEAPILADASGALYVHVDGRVFPVTNLASARLIVGEAADPARAGAEFFAGIEHGPLVGIPLAPGSIAEDFSALPAAWSVCSDAEQEVVVVGPAAPAPPRLSGDAALLVDAAGTQWLVTADGRRELPTADSADGRILRRNLGIGADTALLAVPEQVLSGWTHRPAWALPSPLPTVLDADGTWWARVDDSVTELTPTQAAILLDAGAPRETTTRAAAAGFRDGPPVNLPATVPQLSSQPGYVCALGDGGAGVSETLPPKTVVPGITEVSAVAGMPGQAIAVDTGHERHIIAPTGVRYPISEEGLVALGVASVGKAPWSVVGLLPPGAELSADRARRAVPLGEGDAPDGVVPDGL